The Penaeus chinensis breed Huanghai No. 1 chromosome 39, ASM1920278v2, whole genome shotgun sequence genome has a segment encoding these proteins:
- the LOC125046717 gene encoding acyl-CoA-binding domain-containing protein 6-like produces MDDLEEYTAPPEGELESSFLKAANLLQSHAGSLDTEKLLYFYARYKQATEGTCNIPKPGFFDFKGKQKWEAWKSMGDMTKDEAMKQYVAAISDVDPDWELKVGTGEGPRTSWVRVSSLAGNEKDDDIPEKDKNCFDWVKENNVSKVKDLETQVLQEKDENGMTLLHWAADRGYSEMAKYLLERKINVNERDADGQTALHYAAACGHADMIRVLLDHGADVSIQDSEGLQAEECAEDNAVKDLLKLL; encoded by the coding sequence ATGGATGACTTAGAAGAGTATACAGCACCACCAGAGGGTGAGTTAGAAAGCTCCTTTTTAAAAGCTGCAAATCTATTGCAAAGCCATGCTGGGTCCTTGGATACAGAAAAACTTCTGTATTTCTATGCCCGTTATAAGCAGGCCACTGAAGGAACATGCAATATTCCCAAGCCAGGGTTCTTTGATTTTAAGGGCAAGCAGAAGTGGGAGGCATGGAAGAGTATGGGAGACATGACAAAGGACGAAGCCATGAAGCAGTATGTGGCAGCCATCTCCGACGTTGACCCAGACTGGGAGCTAAAGGTCGGCACGGGTGAAGGTCCCAGGACATCGTGGGTCCGAGTGAGTAGTCTGGCCGGGAATGAAAAAGATGACGACATTCCAGAAAAGGATAAGAACTGCTTTGACTGGGTGAAGGAAAACAACGTAAGCAAAGTGAAGGACCTGGAGACCCAAGTCCtgcaggagaaggatgagaatggCATGACGCTGTTACACTGGGCGGCTGACAGGGGCTACTCCGAGATGGCCAAGTACCTTCTGGAGCGCAAGATCAATGTGAACGAGAGGGACGCAGATGGACAGACAGCACTCCACTACGCTGCTGCCTGTGGTCATGCAGATATGATACGCGTGCTGCTTGACCATGGAGCAGACGTCTCCATTCAGGACTCCGAAGGACTACAGGCAGAAGAGTGCGCTGAAGACAATGCTGTTAAAGATTTACTGAAACTTCTGTGA